Part of the Capricornis sumatraensis isolate serow.1 chromosome 9, serow.2, whole genome shotgun sequence genome, TACCACGCTACATGATCTACCAAGAGAAAGCGAATCAACTGGTTGTAAAATCCCAGATGGGTGTCTTCAAGTCCAGGTGGACCCAGGGCTTAAACAGTCCATCAGAGATAGACAATCTGAAGACAAAGAAATCTGTCTCCATCGTTTAGTTCCGTGCTCATCTGTGACAGCATCACTTTCATCCTGGTACAGAAGAAACCCAGAAACTCAACCTTCATGGAACAGTGAGCTCATTCACGACACTTCCAGGAAAAGATAGAGGGttccctttaatttcttttgcCTGGGTCATAGGACCAATTCCTGCATCCCTGAAACTCTGAATTCCATGTCTTGGGGACACAGGAGCTATTGTTTTGGAGCTAAGAATGCAGGCCCTGGATTAAACAGTCCTGGACTAGTGTCTCAGATGTATTATCTGTAAGAATGTGGGTAAGTGACTCCATCACTCAGAGCCTCAGTTCTTATCTGGAATAAGGGAATGGAAGAGAAATCAGGGGTACATGGTGTTTGGGATCCAAACAGGGAAAggccatttctttccccacacCCAAGGGACCCCAACTGTCATATATGGAGGATAAGGGGAAGGAACCTTGCAGGAGGCTGAGGACTAAGGAGTTGCTGTTGAAGGAGATGCATAGGTTCAAGTTGGGATCACTTTCCTACAAGTCCTTCCCTCTGGCAGCCTAGAAGAGTGTGAATTTGGTCTTGTTTGTTCCTCTCCAGATTCAGAGTTCAGAGGAAGGTCTCCTGTACACACAAGGCCTGGCCGGCACCTATGGGGATGTGTcctgctggtgggtggggcccTGGCATGCAATCATCCGCGTCTTCCACCCCACCTGCATCAAGCCTGTGCTCTTTACTCCAGGTAGACATGCCCTTGGCCACAGCTTGTCCCCTGTCATAGTCTCTGTGTTGCCTCTAGGTGTGCAAGTGACCAGGATGCAGGCGAGGGGGCATGGCAAAGATGCCACTCTCTCCCATTGCAGAATCCCACCTGCCTGACCTCCAGGCATGTCTGTGCAATGTCTGCTGAATGGCCACATCTGGTCATGTTTATATTTCTACCTTGATTCTGGTTACAGCTGACATGTGTTATACCTGGTGACACCTGCTGTATTTTATAACTGAGCTCAGAGATGGTCTCAGTGACCTCTGGGGCTCAGCTGTGGCCAAAGACATTTGAGGCATCTTGGAGTCTCTCTGGTTCTTGTCTGTGATGCCATTAGAGACTCTCTGGTTCTCCTACTTGTCACTCCTGGGGTACATTTCAGATTTATCTGAAGTCTGAGACTCAAAGCCACTCTGAGGAATGCCTGAGACCTTGTGTGGGTGGGTCTGGGTCTTGCCTGGTTCAGGTCTGTATCATCATTGTAGTCAGGTTCTGTCTGGAGCCTGCCTGGGCCACACTCAGGTCAGGTCAGATGGTCTTCAGGTCCATGGCAGAGCTCTTGTGTCCTATCAGGTTGTGTCACACATGTTGGGGCCATGTCAGGCCCTGTTAACACATGGGGCCATGTCAGACGTCTCGGGGGTGGAGGGGTCACTGCTGAGGCAAGTGTGGTGTCCTTGGTCCCCATAATGATGTTTTGTAGAGTGCTGAGCTATGCTTGGGTGTTCAGAAGATGCCATGTCAAGGAATGCTGGGCATGTTGTGTCATGTTGGGATGTATCTAAGCACACAGAGTCGTGTGGGCTCTGCCTTTGCTCTATTCTGTGCTGTAGCCTGGTCTGGTTCCCCCCTCCCCTCACACCCCTTCCACATTTCCGGTGCTCTTGGCCCCATTCTGCTATGGCTGGCTTGGAGGGGGAATGCAGATTCCTGGTTAGGGTCCTCCACTCCCCACCAaaagccccttccctcccccctctCCCTGGGGAGAGGACCCTAACAGTCCTCATTCATGTCAGCTGCCATCGCACCAAAGGACGTGATCTTCTATGAAGTTCTAAAGCCCTGGCTGGGTGAGTAACTGTTCACAAAGGGGGTTGTGGACATCCCTGGGGACCCAgaggaatatttttcctttgctcaCTCCCTGTGGCTGTCTCTGCTAGGGGATGGGCTCCTGCTGAGTGCTGGTGACAAGTGGAGCAGGCACCGTCGCATGCTGACACCCGCCTTCCACTTCAACATCCTGAAGCCCTATATGAAGATTTTCACCAAGAGCACAGACATCATGCATGTGAGTCTCTTGAACCCAGGGTTCCAGCTGGAGTCTGGGGGACATGGAGGCTCATAGACATCTTATTTATAATTCTGGCTGTTCTAAGTGGCTTTGAGTCCATTGTTcttcctttctgagcctcagttgcttTGGCTATAAAATTAGTATATTGTGATCCCTGCTCTCAGTCAGTAGAGCTAACATATTGGAACCACatccctggcacatagtaggtgctcagaagGCATTAGTTTCTATTCTACCTTGACAGAAGCCTTGGAATCTTGAGACATGtttgataataataatgaatattgGACTAGTTATTTCTAAGTAATAAATCACTTGAAAACAAGAAGGATTTTAGTATTGACAACAAAGGtcagcccaggtggctcagcagtaaagaatcctcctgccagtgaagtagccacaagagacacaggtttgatccctaggaagatcccgtggaggaggaaagggcaacccattcccatattcttTGGGGGATAATCCcttagatggaggagcctggggtcacagagttggacatgaatgagcatacAGGCACACTGACAGCAAATCTATGAGTCAGTTGTTTGGTTCTTCTAGATGGAGATGGGGTCACTCATGTATCTGATCAGCTATGGGTCTGATAGTGTTGCACTGCACCCTGCAGGCCCGCAAGCCACAGAACTGAAGGAGCTGGAGTAAGAAACAGAGACATCAGTGTTTTAATGGATACAGGGGTCTTGcatgtctgaagcaaggtcctggagtgaTACCCCACCATGTGCAGCAGACAGCAGCAAGGGCATGGCAGAAGTCTTCCCTACCAGGGTGGGGAGTGGGATGTAAGCAGTTGTGGGGAAATTGATGTCAGGTTGTTTCATAAGTTATCAAGAAAACTAGTAGAGGAGCCCACCCCCTCACTACCGCTTAAATAAACTATTGTGATGGAGATGCTTTGATATAAAGATGAGAGCAATCACTATCTGGGGCTGAAGACAAGTATGTAGAATTTACTCATTAGGCTCCATGATTAAGAGGAAGGTCTGTCATGCGAATAGGGTATAGGTGAAGCAGGGACTGGTCAAGCATgggatgtacagagagcaagaggaCAGCTGTCTTGGGTGGCCTGACCATACAGATAGGAAGCCTTGCTGGTCTGGGTCAGTCCTCTCACAGGTTTGAAGCTTGGTTGGTTACAAGCTGATCTAGGATGATCTCAGCTGGGGTAACTAGACTCCCTTTCATGTGATTCTCTCCCTTCAAAGGGCATCTCAGACTGGTTCAAATAGCAGAGGCAGGGTTTGAGAAGACTGAGAGGAAGATGCAATGTGCCTTGGGGTCTAGGTTTGGGTTGGTCACCTCATCATTTTCACCACAGtctattggccaaagcaagtccaGGGCCAGCTCAGGATCAAAGGATGCTGAAACAGGCTCCACCTCCAAGTAGAGTTACTGAAAAATTGCATTGTGAAAAGTTTGGATATATACATAGGGAAGTGAAGAATTAGAGGTCAGGCTTTTGTGAAGTACCTGTAATTTTTCCATGCTTGCAAGCTGACAAGTGAGCTTGTTACTGTTTTATGGATTCTGCCAGAATACATGAGACTCCTGGGTCATAGACAAAGGTTAGCCCAGCAAACAACACGTGCTTCTTGTTGGTTTGCATTCTTCATCCAAGTCACTGAATCGCATGCAAGTGACACAGGTGGGCTCCTATAGATGCCTGCTCAGGTAGTGTGTTTTGTCACAGGGGAGGGGGTACTAGGTTTAGGGACTCTATGACTCTTATAGCAATTAGAAGCAATCCTGATGTTTGTCCAGGAGGAGTCACTACCTCACTTCTCAAGGCTGTCTGCTGCAAACAGAACTCTGAGAAATGGGCCAGGTAAAGAACATCAGGGCCTTCCAATTTCTTGGCCTACCCAGCAAAAAAGTGCATGGGTACTCTGAGCCCGCACAGGATTAACTCTTCTAACATAGGGAATATTTTCCTAATCTATTTATAACAATGAAGATGATAAAACCTAACATTTGTTGTTCTAGGTTGGTCAGtcattaagtcctgtctgactctttgcaaccccatggactgcaacacgccaggcttccctgtccttcactagctcccagagttttctcaaactcatgcccattgagacagtgatgtcgtctaaccatctcattctctgtcacccccttctgctcatgccctcaatctctccaagcatcagggacttttccaatgagtccactctgcacatcaggtgcgcaaaatattggagcttaagcttcagcatcagtccttccaatgaatattaagagttgatttcctttaggattggttggtttgatctactttctgtccaagtgattctcaagcatcttctccagcgcCAAAATGtgaagcaccaattcttcagtgctcagccttctttatggtccaactctcatagccatacatgactactggaaaagctatagctttgactataagcaCCTTTGtaggcaaggtgatgtctctgctttttaattcactgtctaggtttgccatagcctttctttcaaggagcatcttttaatttcatggctgcggtcactgaATAACAATTGTTAGCACTTAACTTTATTCAAAGTTGACCAGTGATACATAAGTATAGAGCACAGAGCCAGGATTCACAAACCTAGATCTCCTGGCTCCCAGCCATGGAGTTTATACACTAATAGTAACACAAGCCCAGTCCTCCCTGGGGCTGGGTGCCTGGGACCAGGAGACAGAGTCTGGGGGAATGCATCTTGGTGTTTGGGATTAGGGAGGGGCACCAGGGAGGCAGTTCTCAGCCTCACCTGTGTCCTCTTCTCTGTTCAGGCCAAGTGGCAGCGCCTGATCAAAGAGGGCCACACCCATCTGGACATGTTTGAACACATCAGCCTCATGACCCTGGACAGTCTGCAGAAATGCGTCTTCAGTTACGACAGCAATTGCCAGGAGTGAGTCTCAGTCCAGGGCCTTGGAATATAGACCCACTAGAGTAGATGAGGGAGGGAGGGTAATCAGAAGAGTCTTCCCAAAGGAGGTGAATCAGAGCTGGacattgaaggacagggaagggaaagagaaggagtGATTCCTACAAGTAGGTAGAACTGTTTGATAAAGGGCAGGAGGTTATAATGAACAAAGTGTGTGCAATAGTGATGAGACAGTTTGGAATTAAGGTTGGAAGAGTGGGCAGGTTATATTTTAAGGCCATTTGAAGCCAGACAAAGAGGATATGAACTTTATCCTGAGGTTTCCAGGAAGCTATGAAAAGTGTTTCAGAAGAGGAGAGTCATGGTCAAATCTGAGCTCTGACATCTGACTCAAGAGAAGACTGACCATAACGTAGACCCTGGATGGTGTTGACAATGGATCTAAGGAGAATagggaagtgaaagaaagtgaaaatgaagtcgtgtccagctctctgtgaccccatggactcctctgtccatgggattttccaggcaagagcactggagtgggttgccatttgcttctccaattgACCTGCTACCAGAAGATCTGAGCAAGTGGACAGTTTTGGAGAAAAAGGGCAGACACTGGATAAGAGAGAGAGGAGCAGCTGTGCTCTGGCTCCCTGGGGTATGGAGGCAGCTCACAGAGATGGGAAGTGGGTTGAGAAGAGTCTGGAGCATCACTCTCCTGGCTCATCACCATACTGGATCTATGGGCCCACCTgttcttggagcctcagtttccagaaGAGAGGTAGCCTTCGGCTTCTGGGTTTCAAGTGTTTTGAGTTGTTGCATCCCTTCATGCTCTCATTCTACAGGAAGCCCAGTGAATATATTGCTGCCATCTTGGAGCTCAGTGCCCTTGTCGCAAAACGATACCAAGAGATTTTTTTGCACATGGACTTCCTGTACTACCTCACCCCAGATGGGCGGCGCTTCCGCAGGGCCTGCCGCCTGGTGCACGACTTCACAGATGCCGTCATCCAGGAGCGGCACCGCACCCTCCCCAGTGAGGGTATTGATGACTTCCTCAAGGCCAAAGCGAAGACCAAGACATTGGACTTCATTGATGTGCTCCTGTTGACCAAGGTGGGCTCCTCTGGTTTCTTGTTCAAGAAGTAGAACCTTGATTTGGATCTTGGGAACTTGATTTGATCAAAGAACTTAGACTGGATGCAGAGGGCACTGGGGCGCCATGTGAGATGCTCGTGGAAGGGAGGGGTGGGTCAGGGTAAATTTTACAGATGACCAATATGGAATACTGCCTGCAGGAGGGCTGCTAAATCTGAAATTGTGAGGGGCCTGAGATTTCCCTCTACTTCCAAGTTAATAAGACAGgatatgtgcatatacatatgtgtgagctcagtcatgtctgactctgtgacctcgtggattgtagcccaccagattgctctgtccacgggattttacaggcaagaatgccagattggcttgccttttcttcctctaggggaccttcccgagccagggatcaaacccatgtttccttgtatctcctgcattggcaagcaaatactttaccactgaaccacctgggaagccccacatgtcTGTATacttgcatacatatatatacatgtacgcATATATACAGAACCCTAGATAAGAGCAACCTATGTATTATTTATAGCAGCAACAGTAGTCAGAGTAGAATTGTAGCCCTGGTTCCCCATCCCCAAATTCCTTTGAGGGCACCATGATGCTTCTATCTTTACATGCAGCCATGCTTGCATGGAGGGGAATTACTGCCAAGTGTTGAATTCTagaactctttttcttttgacCACCCCATttggcatgctggatcttagttccccaaccagggatggaacctctgtcccctgcggtgaaagtgtggagtcttaaccatcagATTGCACTGACATTCTGAATTTTAGAACTAATGCGAGATATATGCCCCCTTCTTCCCTACAGGGGTGgtcaaggagagggaaagagagaaagaaaagaagaagggatcagtgaggaggggaggaggggagagaagagaagaagatATGAAACAATATGAGACAAGAGTAGAAAAGACAGACAATGTTCTGGAGTTTAAATAAATCCTCACTGGAAAGAAATTGAAGTCTAAAGATCTATAGGTTTATAACCCATTTCTTATCTTTAGGAGAGAAAAGGAATCTCTGAATTTATTGGGTTGCCAAAAACCTAAGCAAGATTTCTGTCCAACCCAATACTATcatacaaagtgagcaaatggCATTGGGGCAATGCTCAATCTCTAGTTTCTAAGTTCAGTTTCCATTCAGTCATTCTTTAACCCAGGTTGCATAACATAAAAACATGAAACTATTTATGGATCTTTTATTGCATTCACCAGGGACAATTTAAGAGGCAAAGTGGTCAAGAGGAAGTCTGTGTGGTGGGTCCTCTAGTGATAGTGTCCAGGAGTTCAGGGTGGCCATGGGTTTCTAGATGGATGATGGAGATTTTCAAAGATTGTCTCACGTTAGACTCAGGTGCCTTCaactgaaactgaagtcgctcagttgtatccaactctttgcgaccccatggactgtagcctactacgctcctccgtccatgggattttccaggcaagagtactggagtggattgccatttccttctccagaggatcttcctgacccagggatcgaacccagatctcccacactgtaggcagacgctttaccctctgagccaccagggaagctggtgtgaTTCTGGGGATCTTGTTTCCTCTCCAGGATGAAGATGGGAAGGGATTGTCAGATGAAGATATCCGAGCTGAAGCTGACACCTTCATGTTTGAAGGTGAGGGTCCCAGTGTGGGACTACAGGAGGAGAAAGAACTTGCTGAATGGACCCTGGGCCACCCtatccctccccatcctctcCATGGGCCTTAATGCAAGGGAGCTGTCTGTGCTCTGGTGCTGAAGTAGCCCAGAGACCCAAGCCTTTCTGAATGCTTCTCAGGCCATGATACCACAGCCAGTGGTCTCTCCTGGATTCTGTACAACCTTGCCAAGCACCCAGAATACCAGGAGCGCTGCCGGCAGGAGGTGCAAGAGCTCCTGAAGGATCGTGAGCCTAAAAACATTGAATGGTAAGTGCAAGTCTCCTGGTCTATTTCTGAGCCCCTCTCATTGGTTCTGCTGAGAAGAGAGGGTTGGTTGGTTCTGTCATTATTGCTTAGTAGGAATATGATCAGAGACTTGGCAGGATCTAGTACTAGaatacataaaaaaaataattattaggcAAACTGCGAGGAAGGGAAATGAGTGCTGTTGGGCCATAACTTGTGTTTTGTGGTTATCCAATTTTGAATAAGTTAACTGTATCACCTGTTAAgaatttgaattcagttcagttcactcagtcatgtcctactctttgtgactcatgaattgcagcacaccaggcttccctgtccagcactaactgccagaacttgctcaaactcacatgcattgagtcggtgatgcaatccaaccatctcatcctctgtcatccccttctcctcctgccttcaatcttgcccagcaacagggtctttcccaatgaatcaattcttcacatcaggtggccaaagtattggagtttcagctttagcatcagtctctccaatgaatattaggactgatttcccttaggattgactgcttggacctccttgcagtccaaaggactctcaagagtcttctccaacatcacagttcaaaagaattgatcttttggccctctgctttctttatagtccaactctcacatccatacctgactactggaaaaaccatagcattggctagacagacctttgttggtgaagtaatgtctctgctttttaatgtgctgtctaggttggtcatagctttttttttttcccaaggagcaagcatcttttaattttatggctacagccaccatctgcagtgatttgggagcctaaaaaaagtctctcactgtttccattgttttcccatctatttgccatgaagtgatgggaccagaggccatgatcttcatttgctgaatgttgagctttaagccaactttttcactctcctctttcactttcatcaagaggctttttagttcctcttcactttctgccataaggatggtgtcatctgcatatctgaggttattgatatttctcccagcaatcttgattccagcttgtgcttcatccagcccatcatttcacatgatgtactctgcatataaactaaataagcagggtgacaatatacagccttgacgtactcctttcccaatttggaaccagtctgttgttctatgtccagttctaactgttgcttcttaaaccacatatagatttctcaggaggcaggtcaggtgatctggtattcccatctctttcagaattttccacagtttgttgtgatccacacagtcaaaggctttggcatagtcaataaagcagaaatagatatttttctggaactttcttacttTCTCGATGATTCAATCAATGTTGGCACTTtgctttctggtttctctgccttttctaaatccagcttgaacatctggaagttctcagttcacgtactgttgaagcctggcttggagaattttgag contains:
- the LOC138086668 gene encoding cytochrome P450 4F3 isoform X2 encodes the protein MLELSLSWLGLGPVAASPWLLLLLVGASWLLAHILAWTYTFYNNSRRLQCFPQPPKHNWFLGHLGMIQSSEEGLLYTQGLAGTYGDVSCWWVGPWHAIIRVFHPTCIKPVLFTPAAIAPKDVIFYEVLKPWLGDGLLLSAGDKWSRHRRMLTPAFHFNILKPYMKIFTKSTDIMHAKWQRLIKEGHTHLDMFEHISLMTLDSLQKCVFSYDSNCQEKPSEYIAAILELSALVAKRYQEIFLHMDFLYYLTPDGRRFRRACRLVHDFTDAVIQERHRTLPSEGIDDFLKAKAKTKTLDFIDVLLLTKDEDGKGLSDEDIRAEADTFMFEGHDTTASGLSWILYNLAKHPEYQERCRQEVQELLKDREPKNIEWDDLAQLPFLTMCIKESLRLHPPVTVISRRCTQDTVLPDGRVIPKGVICLISIFGTHHNPSVWPDPEVFDPFRFDPENIKGRSPVAFVPFSAGPRNCIGQTFAMTEMKVVLALTLLRFRFLPDKEEPRRKPELILRAEGGLWLRVEPLSTGQQ